Proteins from a genomic interval of Salmo salar chromosome ssa14, Ssal_v3.1, whole genome shotgun sequence:
- the mrpl9 gene encoding large ribosomal subunit protein bL9m isoform X2, translating into MTQHIFRLCKGYLTKERDGVMHQMTWPPQKHNTVVVERWWQVPLSKEGRPPRLYPRRHQVYKVVEDTKHAPKEKMELILTQTVAKLGGRGDTVFVKKSVGRNNLLAQGLAVYPSPENKAMFAEELRLLHEGRPEERIQTRTGQLTVEILKHMELKVEKRTSIEYDITKEMVCRQILLKRGIFVPPHALRLPEESIKDLGDYWCEVTVNGIDTVRIPMSVVPFEDPTATGRKLLKKQETVAAAVQEVPTV; encoded by the exons atgacccaacacatcttcaggctgtgtaagggctatttgaccaaggagcgcgatggagtgatgcatcagatgacctggcctccacaaaaaCAT AATACAGTTGTGGTAGAGCGTTGGTGGCAGGTCCCATTGTCcaaagagggccgcccaccaagaCTATACCCTCGGCGACATCAGGTCTACAAAGTGGTAGAGGACACAAAGCATGCTCCTAAGGAGAAGATGGAACTCATCCTCACACAGACTGTGGCTA AGCTTGGTGGGCGAGGTGACACTGTGTTTGTGAAAAAGTCTGTTGGACGCAATAACCTCCTGGCCCAAGGCCTGGCAGTCTACCCATCACCAGAAAACAAAGCCATGTTTGCAGAGGAGCTGAGG CTTTTACATGAAGGGAGGCCCGAGGAGAGAATCCAAACCCGCACAGGACAGCTG ACGGTGGAGATCCTGAAGCATATGGAGTTGAAGGTTGAGAAAAGAACCTCCATTGAGTATGACATCACCAAAGAGATGGTCTGCAGACAGATTCTCCTGAAG CGGGGCATATTTGTGCCACCTCATGCACTGAGACTACCGGAAGAGTCAATCAAAGACCTGGGAGATTACTGGTGTGAGGTCACG GTTAATGGGATAGATACTGTGCGGATCCCCATGTCGGTGGTGCCCTTTGAAGACCCTACAGCGACTGGGCGCAAACTGTTGAAAAAGCAGGAGACTGTTGCAGCTGCAGTACAAGAGGTCCCTACAGTTTGA
- the mrpl9 gene encoding large ribosomal subunit protein bL9m isoform X3 produces MWSTSRHVLQDLVREFTKVTHSSVQCFSQTSCKNTVVVERWWQVPLSKEGRPPRLYPRRHQVYKVVEDTKHAPKEKMELILTQTVAKLGGRGDTVFVKKSVGRNNLLAQGLAVYPSPENKAMFAEELRTVEILKHMELKVEKRTSIEYDITKEMVCRQILLKRGIFVPPHALRLPEESIKDLGDYWCEVTVNGIDTVRIPMSVVPFEDPTATGRKLLKKQETVAAAVQEVPTV; encoded by the exons ATGTGGAGCACCAGCCGTCATGTCCTTCAGGATCTAGTCCGGGAGTTTACGAAAGTGACACATTCCTCGGTTCAGTGTTTTTCACAAACATCATGCAAG AATACAGTTGTGGTAGAGCGTTGGTGGCAGGTCCCATTGTCcaaagagggccgcccaccaagaCTATACCCTCGGCGACATCAGGTCTACAAAGTGGTAGAGGACACAAAGCATGCTCCTAAGGAGAAGATGGAACTCATCCTCACACAGACTGTGGCTA AGCTTGGTGGGCGAGGTGACACTGTGTTTGTGAAAAAGTCTGTTGGACGCAATAACCTCCTGGCCCAAGGCCTGGCAGTCTACCCATCACCAGAAAACAAAGCCATGTTTGCAGAGGAGCTGAGG ACGGTGGAGATCCTGAAGCATATGGAGTTGAAGGTTGAGAAAAGAACCTCCATTGAGTATGACATCACCAAAGAGATGGTCTGCAGACAGATTCTCCTGAAG CGGGGCATATTTGTGCCACCTCATGCACTGAGACTACCGGAAGAGTCAATCAAAGACCTGGGAGATTACTGGTGTGAGGTCACG GTTAATGGGATAGATACTGTGCGGATCCCCATGTCGGTGGTGCCCTTTGAAGACCCTACAGCGACTGGGCGCAAACTGTTGAAAAAGCAGGAGACTGTTGCAGCTGCAGTACAAGAGGTCCCTACAGTTTGA
- the mrpl9 gene encoding large ribosomal subunit protein bL9m isoform X1, which translates to MWSTSRHVLQDLVREFTKVTHSSVQCFSQTSCKNTVVVERWWQVPLSKEGRPPRLYPRRHQVYKVVEDTKHAPKEKMELILTQTVAKLGGRGDTVFVKKSVGRNNLLAQGLAVYPSPENKAMFAEELRLLHEGRPEERIQTRTGQLTVEILKHMELKVEKRTSIEYDITKEMVCRQILLKRGIFVPPHALRLPEESIKDLGDYWCEVTVNGIDTVRIPMSVVPFEDPTATGRKLLKKQETVAAAVQEVPTV; encoded by the exons ATGTGGAGCACCAGCCGTCATGTCCTTCAGGATCTAGTCCGGGAGTTTACGAAAGTGACACATTCCTCGGTTCAGTGTTTTTCACAAACATCATGCAAG AATACAGTTGTGGTAGAGCGTTGGTGGCAGGTCCCATTGTCcaaagagggccgcccaccaagaCTATACCCTCGGCGACATCAGGTCTACAAAGTGGTAGAGGACACAAAGCATGCTCCTAAGGAGAAGATGGAACTCATCCTCACACAGACTGTGGCTA AGCTTGGTGGGCGAGGTGACACTGTGTTTGTGAAAAAGTCTGTTGGACGCAATAACCTCCTGGCCCAAGGCCTGGCAGTCTACCCATCACCAGAAAACAAAGCCATGTTTGCAGAGGAGCTGAGG CTTTTACATGAAGGGAGGCCCGAGGAGAGAATCCAAACCCGCACAGGACAGCTG ACGGTGGAGATCCTGAAGCATATGGAGTTGAAGGTTGAGAAAAGAACCTCCATTGAGTATGACATCACCAAAGAGATGGTCTGCAGACAGATTCTCCTGAAG CGGGGCATATTTGTGCCACCTCATGCACTGAGACTACCGGAAGAGTCAATCAAAGACCTGGGAGATTACTGGTGTGAGGTCACG GTTAATGGGATAGATACTGTGCGGATCCCCATGTCGGTGGTGCCCTTTGAAGACCCTACAGCGACTGGGCGCAAACTGTTGAAAAAGCAGGAGACTGTTGCAGCTGCAGTACAAGAGGTCCCTACAGTTTGA
- the prcc gene encoding proline-rich protein PRCC isoform X1 produces MSLVAYANSDDSDSDETSNVSSIVPGSKRGGLFARLPAPKRSASEALGNVRPSKGTTHFSSRNTVSNDGDEDSVTRSQPSKGGLLFDLPKPKKRTEPVKIPIPEIKRGDSDSDEDEPRRKKSLPQGPGTGLSSLLPQPKNMVVKEMQRALVPHTLTKRPDPKKPTKPSLGASQGHLSSSASPSAIKAAAKSAALQLARQIAAEESDEELAPENYFSLEDSAKPLPAVVPSLNPEPVPTSGLLPAPPGMQRGTFQSDAPLDFGANQEGAWGGQQLGVYQQPSAEPQGYYNEAYYQDPESDPALPEPEQPSSSALFDDEAFMRLQGKRNRGKEEVKFLEIKGDDQLSGNQQWMTKSMTEEKQERKSFSKKKGDQPTGQQRRKHQITYLIHQAKERELELKNNWADNKLTRRQTQAKYGF; encoded by the exons ATGTCTTTGGTAGCGTATGCTAACAGTGACGACAGTGACTCAGACGAAACGTCTAACGTTAGTTCCATCGTCCCGGGTAGCAAACGTGGGGGGCTTTTCGCACGCCTCCCTGCCCCCAAAAGATCTGCCTCAGAAGCACTAGGAAACGTGCGACCAAGCAAAGGGACAACACACTTCTCTTCACGGAACACTGTGTCAAACGATGGCGACGAGGACTCAGTTACCCGTTCTCAACCATCCAAGGGAGGGTTGCTTTTCGACTTACCTAAACCGAAGAAGCGAACAGAGCCTGTCAAAATCCCTATACCTGAGATAAAGAGAGGGGAT TCTGACTCTGATGAAGATGAACCAAGGAGAAAGAAATCCCTGCCCCAG GGTCCTGGCACTGgcctttcctccctcctgcctcaGCCAAAAAACATGGTTGTGAAGGAGATGCAGAGGGCCCTGGTGCCGCACACCCTCACCAAGCGGCCTGACCCAAAGAAACCCACAAAGCCCTCCTTAGGGGCCTCCCAGGGCCACCTCAGCTCCAGTGCATCCCCCTCCGCCATCAAAGCAGCAGCTAAATCGGCTGCCCTGCAGCTAGCGAGGCAAATAGCTGCTGAGGAAAGTGACGAAGAACTGGCCCCCGAGAACTACTTCTCCCTGGAAGACAGCGCCAAGCCTCTCCCTGCTGTGGTCCCCAGCTTGAACCCAGAGCCTGTCCCCACCTCAGGCCTGCTACCCGCTCCTCCAGGCATGCAGCGTGGTACATTCCAGTCAGATGCCCCTCTGGACTTTGGCGCGAACCAAGAGGGAGCTTGGGGAGGTCAACAGCTAGGGGTGTACCAGCAGCCCTCGGCAGAGCCTCAG GGTTACTACAATGAGGCTTACTACCAGGATCCAGAGTCTGACCCAGCATTGCCTGAGCCAGAGCAACCTAGTTCCTCCGCCCTGTTTGATGATGAAGCG TTCATGAGGCTGCAGGGGAAGAGGAACAGGGGCAAGGAAGAGGTGAAGTTCCTGGAGATTAAGGGAGATGACCAGCTGAGCGGCAACCAGCAGTGGATGACCAAGAGCATGACGGAAGAGAAGCAAGAGCGCAAATCCTTCAGCAAG AAAAAGGGAGACCAACCCACAGGGCAACAGCGACGCAAGCACCAGATCACATACCTCATCCACCAG GCAAAGGAGCGAGAGCTAGAGCTGAAGAACAACTGGGCAGACAACAAGCTGACTCGCCGGCAAACACAGGCCAAATACGGCTTTTAA
- the prcc gene encoding proline-rich protein PRCC isoform X2 translates to MEPAILVEKRCHGKRGGLFARLPAPKRSASEALGNVRPSKGTTHFSSRNTVSNDGDEDSVTRSQPSKGGLLFDLPKPKKRTEPVKIPIPEIKRGDSDSDEDEPRRKKSLPQGPGTGLSSLLPQPKNMVVKEMQRALVPHTLTKRPDPKKPTKPSLGASQGHLSSSASPSAIKAAAKSAALQLARQIAAEESDEELAPENYFSLEDSAKPLPAVVPSLNPEPVPTSGLLPAPPGMQRGTFQSDAPLDFGANQEGAWGGQQLGVYQQPSAEPQGYYNEAYYQDPESDPALPEPEQPSSSALFDDEAFMRLQGKRNRGKEEVKFLEIKGDDQLSGNQQWMTKSMTEEKQERKSFSKKKGDQPTGQQRRKHQITYLIHQAKERELELKNNWADNKLTRRQTQAKYGF, encoded by the exons ATGGAACCAGCTATTTTGGTGGAGAAAAGATGCCATGG CAAACGTGGGGGGCTTTTCGCACGCCTCCCTGCCCCCAAAAGATCTGCCTCAGAAGCACTAGGAAACGTGCGACCAAGCAAAGGGACAACACACTTCTCTTCACGGAACACTGTGTCAAACGATGGCGACGAGGACTCAGTTACCCGTTCTCAACCATCCAAGGGAGGGTTGCTTTTCGACTTACCTAAACCGAAGAAGCGAACAGAGCCTGTCAAAATCCCTATACCTGAGATAAAGAGAGGGGAT TCTGACTCTGATGAAGATGAACCAAGGAGAAAGAAATCCCTGCCCCAG GGTCCTGGCACTGgcctttcctccctcctgcctcaGCCAAAAAACATGGTTGTGAAGGAGATGCAGAGGGCCCTGGTGCCGCACACCCTCACCAAGCGGCCTGACCCAAAGAAACCCACAAAGCCCTCCTTAGGGGCCTCCCAGGGCCACCTCAGCTCCAGTGCATCCCCCTCCGCCATCAAAGCAGCAGCTAAATCGGCTGCCCTGCAGCTAGCGAGGCAAATAGCTGCTGAGGAAAGTGACGAAGAACTGGCCCCCGAGAACTACTTCTCCCTGGAAGACAGCGCCAAGCCTCTCCCTGCTGTGGTCCCCAGCTTGAACCCAGAGCCTGTCCCCACCTCAGGCCTGCTACCCGCTCCTCCAGGCATGCAGCGTGGTACATTCCAGTCAGATGCCCCTCTGGACTTTGGCGCGAACCAAGAGGGAGCTTGGGGAGGTCAACAGCTAGGGGTGTACCAGCAGCCCTCGGCAGAGCCTCAG GGTTACTACAATGAGGCTTACTACCAGGATCCAGAGTCTGACCCAGCATTGCCTGAGCCAGAGCAACCTAGTTCCTCCGCCCTGTTTGATGATGAAGCG TTCATGAGGCTGCAGGGGAAGAGGAACAGGGGCAAGGAAGAGGTGAAGTTCCTGGAGATTAAGGGAGATGACCAGCTGAGCGGCAACCAGCAGTGGATGACCAAGAGCATGACGGAAGAGAAGCAAGAGCGCAAATCCTTCAGCAAG AAAAAGGGAGACCAACCCACAGGGCAACAGCGACGCAAGCACCAGATCACATACCTCATCCACCAG GCAAAGGAGCGAGAGCTAGAGCTGAAGAACAACTGGGCAGACAACAAGCTGACTCGCCGGCAAACACAGGCCAAATACGGCTTTTAA